In Halobacterium noricense, the genomic stretch GGGGTTCGGGCGGGTTCTCGATGAGGTCGCGGATGGTCGTGATGTGTTCGTGGAGTTCCGCGAGTCGCTCGCCGGAGCCGTGGACGTCGTCGGCGAGGTCGTCGCTCGTCTCGTCGTCGGCCATCCGGACGCGCGTCGCGTAGCTGTACAGCCGTTGGGCTTCCGTGCGGAGGTTGTGGCGGACGAGTCGCGAGAGTACGTCGAGTTTCTCGTGTTCGCGGGCAAGTTCGCGGGCGCGGATGCGGCGCGCGTCGTTGACGCCGATGAGGACGTGCGCGACGGCGCTGACGGCGACGACGACTGTGCCGGAGAAGACGGGCGCGGCGGGCAGCGACGCGACCGCGGACTGGTAGGCGTACAGCAGCGCGAGCGCGGCACCGATGACGACGACGCCGAGCGCGTTCCAGCCGGCGATGCCGAGCGTCTGCCGGAGCGTGAACTCCGCGCGGTAGACGACGTAGCCGGCGGCGACGAGCGCGAGGCCGACGAGCGCGCCGAATCCCGCGAGCAGCCACCCCGAAGTCGGTGGCTGTGTGCTGAGCACGTGTCGCCCCATCACGGCGACGACGATGCCACCCGTGAGGCTGATGGTGGCGCTGGCGGCGGCGCGCCACGTATCTGTGTGCATAGTCGGTATGCGTCCGTAGGCAGGTTAAGCGTGGTGCTCGCGGCGGCCGACGAAAAAGACGGCGGCGTCAGTGCTCGCCGGTGAGGAGCCGGCGGAGGATGTCCCCGTACGCGGGGCGCGTGACGAGCACGCCGATGAGCACGCCGAGGATGGTGATGATGGCGAACCCGCGGAGGTCGCCGAGGCTGAGCACCGCGAGCGGACTCATCGCGATGATGGTGGTGACCGCGGCGGCCCCGATGACCCACAGCGCCTTGCGGAATCGGCTCTTGAACACGCGCTGGGAGCCGATTTCCTTGGTCATCACCTCGTCGGCGATGATGACGAGGTCGTCGACCCCGGTCCCGATGACGGCGATGAACCCGGCGATGTGCGAGAGGTCCAAGGCCAGCCCGCTCACGGCGGCGAATCCGAGCAGGATGACGACTTCGGCCAGCGCCGTGAACACCATCGGTATCGCGACCCGGGGGTCGCCGTACCGCGCGAACACGACCAGCGCCATCGCGATGGCGGCGGCGATACCGGTCACCAGCGACAGCGGCTTGTACCGCTCGGCGAAGCTCGGGGAGACGTAGTAGGAGTCCTGGAATTCGAGTTGCGTCGGGAGCGCGCCCGCCTGGAGGTTCACGCGCAGTTCGCGGGCTTCCTCCATGGAGTTGGCCGTGATGACGAACCGCGGGTCCTGCACGAAGTCGCCGTTCTCGAAGCTCTGGGCGAGGTTCGCGCGGACGCCGGCGTCGTAGACGACTTCGCCGTCGAGGACGGTGAGCAGGCAGTAGCCGCCGTCCGGGAACTGACAGTTACTGGTGCCCTGGCTGGACGTGAAGCCGTACTGGCGCATGTCCGCGGCGAACTCCTCGGCGGCGTCCTGCGTCAGCGAGACCGGCACCGACGGCCGTCCGTCGATGACTCGCGCGGTGCTGACGTCGCTGCGCTGGAGTTGGGAGTGCGAGAGCACCGTGGCGTTCGTCTGGTTGCCGTTCTGTGGGTAGTACGCCAACATCTCGACCTCGCCGCGCCCCTGGATGAGCGAGCGCACCTCGGAGGCGTTCTGTCCGGGGACTTCGACGACGATGTAGTTCCCGCCGGCCTGCGTCCGCGTGGAGTAGACGGAGGCCCCGGAGAAGCCCGTCGCGTCGATTTTCGTGGAGATGGTGTCGACGATTTCGCTCCGCGTCGCGGACGTGACGCCGCTGGAAACCGAGTCGTAGCTGTACCCCAGCGAGTCGAGGGCGGTCCTGACTTCGGCGGTCGTGTTGTTCGCGTACACTTCCACGACGTCGGGGCTGTCGGCTGCCGGGCGGTCGCGCGCGGTCACGCTCCCGGGTTCGAGCGAGAGCGCGTCGGCGACGTCGGCTTCGAGGGCTTCGCGTGCGCTCTCGTTGGTCGGAACGTCGACGCCCGACGCGGTGACGCCGACCGCGGTCGCACGCAGCCGCACGCCGCCGGAGAGTTCGAGGCCGTACTGGAGGTTCGTCGGCCGTGACGCGGCCTCCTCGTCCCCGCTGGCGGACGCGCCGATGCCCGGCGCGAACAGCGCGACCGACGAGCCGAGCAACAGGACGACGAGGAACGCGACCCGCCAGTTCTCGCGGAGCCAGCTCATCGCGCCACCCCCTCGAACTTGTACCAGCGAAGCAGTGTGACGTTCATCATGTAGGTGTTCACGAGGTCAGTCGTCAGCCCGAAGACGAGCACCAGCCCGATGTCCGTGAGCAGTTGGATGCCGAAGACGTAGGAGACGATGGTCATCACGATCATCGTGACGATGGAGGTCACGGTCATCGTGACACCGGTACGCATCGCGCGGTGGACACTCTCCCAGAACCCCCCGGAACGCCGGAGGACGTGGTTGTTCAGGAGGATGTCGGAGTCGACGCTGTAACCGATGAGCATCAACAGCGCGGCGACGGTCCCCAGCGAGAGCTCGATGCCGAAGACGTTCATCAGCGCGATGGGGACGACGATGTCGCTGAACGCCGACAGCACGACCGCGATGGAGGGAACGAACGTGCGGAAGAGGAGGAAGACGACGGCGCTCATGCCGAGGAAGGCGATGGCGAGTCCGAGGAGCGCGAGCTGCTGGGTGGAGCTACCGAACGAGGGCGCGATGCCCTGCGACTGGACGACCTCGAAGCCCGCGTCCCTGGCCTGCTGGGAGATGGCCTGCGTTTCGTCGGACTGGAACGTGATGAGGTACTGGGAGCCGCTCGTGCCGATAGACCGGATGGACTCGTGGTCCCGCTCGAACGCGGCCGTAATCTCCGATTGGGGCGCGTCCGATTCGACCACGAGCTCCGTTCCGCCGGTGAACTCGATGCCGGGGTCGGCCGGCCATCCCGTGAGGGCGAACGACGCGCCCACGACTGTGAGCGCGATTACCAGCAGGGCCAGCGGCGGAGCGACGAGCTGCCGCATGGAGTACTGACTGAGGTCGACCTCAGGGACCTCGAAACTGGGCATGAGTGCCGGTCGGGAGCGAGCGAGGTTAAGGCTTCTTATACCCAGCCAGCAGGACTACGGCGCGAACCGCTCGGGGACGTGGCGGCGGACACCGTCGGGCACCTGGGCGAACAGCCACGTCGCGATGGCGGGGAGGCGCTTTCGGACGACGACGTAGCCGGCCGAGAAGACGAGCGCGCCGGCGACGACCTGCTGGACGCTCGGGCCGAACGCCAGCGACGCGGGTACGCCGAAGACGGCGGCGACGGCGAGGTCCTCGGGGGCGCCGTCGTAGCGGACGAGCCGGCGCGGCGGGAGCCACCGACCGTGGAAGTGGCTGTAGACGGCGCGTTCACTGGTGGCCTCCCACGGTTCGAGTTCGAGACCGCCGCCGAGCGCGTCGCTGGCGGCGTGGAGCGCGGCGGCGACGAGGAAGACGGCCGCAGAGACGGTCCACGTCGTCGGCGAGACGAGCGCGACGACGGCGGCGACGGCCGCAGCGGCGCTGTAGTAGACCGGGAAGTGGAGGGTGCGGCGGTGGCCGGCGTAGAGGTCGAGGTCGGGGAGGACGCCGCCCGCGAGGCCGGCAGCGGCCACAGCGACCCCGAACTCGGGCACGACGAGTGAGACGAGCGCGGCGACCGCCAGCCCCACGAGCGCGTGTGTCGTCGCCATCATGGATGTGCTCTCTAGGCGGGCAGCCGGCTTGAAGATGTCGCCTGTCGAAGAACAGAATTCGGCGGTGGGTGTAAACCGGTCGTTCACGTACACGCACCCATGACCACGGTCACCGTCTCGTATCCGGCGGACGTCAGCGACTGGGAGCGCGACCAGTTGACGACCGACCACGTGCGGGCGTACCTCAAGCGGTCGAACCAGCGCGCCAGCGAGGGGGACACGTGGACTATCTCCGTGAGCGCCGGCTGTGGCGTCACCAGCCCAGAGATTCCGCTCCGCGTCGAGCACGTCGCTGGCGAAACGGCGCTCGACGAGACGGCCGAACTGGCGTTCGTCGAACGGGAAGCCGCCGGCGTCGACGCCGGCTGGGACGGCCAGAGCGAAGCGAGCCCGGAGAACTAGGGCAGGTAGCGGACGCTCACGAAGTCCTCGCCGGAGCGGACTTCGACGCGCTCGATGCCGATGCGGGCGGCGCGTGCGACCGTCTGCTCGTCGTCGAGCACGTCCTCGACAGTCTGCTCGACGCCGTCTTCGGGCACGCCGAGCACGTGAACTTCGCCGATACCCGCGCGCTCGACGGTCTCTATGTCGCCGGCGTCGAGACCCGCGGCAATCTCCTTGGATTTGGGCGTGGGCGTCTCGTCGCTGGCTTCGACGGGAATCTGCTTGCGCTCGACGACCTCGACGACGCTGTACGTGACGTTCATCGGCGGGTCCGGCGCGACCGTCGCTTCCAGCACGTCGCCTTCCGCCAGCCCCGGGTTCTCCGAGAGCGTGTGGACCTGCGCGTCCGTCACGTCCGAGAGCACCGCGGAGCCGTCCGCCGCGCTGGTGACGAGGAACGTCGCGGTCTTCTCGTCTGTCATCGACGGGCCTAGGCCGTCTCGCCGTTTCCGTGTTTCGACGCGAAGCCCCGGTGGACACCGTAGACGACGAGCGCGCCTGCCAGCACGAGCAGCGGCGACGCCACGGACGGAATCGCGTAGAGGAGTTCCACGACGGGCGCGAAGACCCCGGACGGTTCCGGGCGCGTAATCGCCTCGCTGCCCGACCCGAACTCCGCGGGCATCGACGCCACGAGCGCGAGGTAGACCGAGACGACGAAGACGTAGCCGGCAGCGCCGAGTGCGGCGTCATAGCGGTCGGCGACCTGTCGCTCTCGGCGGTGCCGGTTCGCGACGAACAACACCGGCGCGACGATGGGTACGAACACGAAGAGGCCGACGACAACGTAGAACGTCCGCGAGAGCGTCAGCGACCCGCCACCGGCGCCCGTCGTGTTCCCGATGAGTACGAGCAGCCCACCGACCGCGAGCGCGACCACCATCGCCGCGACAACGGTGCTGACGACCACGTAACTCCGAAATAAGAGCGAGTCGGACTGCCGGAACGCGTACGGGTACGCCGTCAGCAGTCCGGAGTAACTGTCGAACCGTCCCATTACACGAGATTCGGCGCTACCGGAGCAAAAGTACGGCGACTCGCCACAGTCGGTGGACACAGTTCCTGAATCTCGGACGTGGTTCGAGAACCAGAAAGCCCCCTCCCGCTCGCGGCACCTGCCTCGCTGTGCTCCTCGCTCACTGCGTTCGCTGCGGTGCTTGCGTCGGCACGCGCCGCGACCGGTCGGCCCCTTTCAGTCCCGGGAGACTCGCTCCGCTCGTCTCCCGACCCACCGCCTGCTACCGGGTGTCCGGACAGCGAACTCGGCCGGCGGCAGCGAGAGGCCAGCTCTTAAGCACGCCGCCGTCCCGGTACCCCACATGCACGTAGACGTGGGCAACGCCCTCGCGGTGGAGGCGACGCCGGGCGTCCCCGAGGACGCACTCGAACGACTGGACGACCGCGTCAGGGACGCACACGAGCGCATCGTCGCGGGGATGACCGGCGCCGAGTTCGGGTACGCGGCGCTGAATCTCCCGAAGACCGCGGACCCGGCCGCGATAGAACAGGCGGTCGAGCCGTTCGCGGACAGCGACGTCCTCCTGAACGTCGGCATCGGCGGGAGCGCGCTCGGCGCGGCGACGCTCGTGGACGCCCTCGACGGCGACCTGGACGCGTACTTCCTCGACAACGTCGACCCCGAGCACGTCACCGGGCTCCTGGAAGACATCGACCTCTCGCGGGCCGTCGTCCACATCGTCTCGCGCTCGGGAACGACCGCGGAGACGCTCGCGAACTTCCTCGTCGTGCGCGACGCGATGGAGGATGCGGGCGTCGACTGGACGGAGCGGACGTTCGTCACGACCGGGCCGGAGGGGAACCTCCGCGACCTCGCCGACGAGCACGACCTGCCCGCGCTCGACGCGCCCGAGGGTGTCCCCGGGCGGTTTTCCGCGCTCTCGACGGTCGGGCTGCCGGCTGCCGCGCTCACCGGCCACGACGTCGAAGCGATTCTCGACGGTGCGCGCGAGGGCCGCGCGGCGCTCACGGGGTCGCTGTTCGACTGCCCGGCGTACGCGTACGGCGCGACGGCGTACGCCCTCGACGTCCGCGGCGCGGGCATCAACGCGATGATGCCGTACGCCGAATCGCTGGAGACGTTCGCGGAGTGGTTCGCGCAACTGTGGGCGGAGAGTCTGGGGAAGGACGGCCTCGGGCAGACGCCCGCGCGAGCGCTCGGCGCGACCGATCAGCACAGCCAACTCCAACTCTACCGCGCTGGCCCCCGGGACAAACTCGTGACGCTCGTCCGAACGCGCGAGCGCGACGACCGCGAGATTCCGGAAACCGAACTGGAGGGGCTGGACTACCTCGCGGGCGGTAGCCTCGGCGAACTGCTGGACGCGGAGTTCGAGGCCACGGAAGCGAGCCTCGCCGAATCGGGCGTCCCGAACGTCCGCATCGAAATTCCGCGAATCGACGAGCGCTCGCTGGGCCGCCTGCTCTACGACGTCGAAGCCGCCTGCATCCTCGCGGGCGAACTGTACGAGGTGGAGACGTTCACCCAGCCTGCCGTCGAGTGGGGGAAAGAAGCCGCACGCGGCCTGCTCAGCGGCGAGCGCGGGCTCCCGGAGAAGACCGAACTCGTCGTCGAGTAGGACAACGGCACGCCTTTGTCCGAGCAGGCCGGATTCGGCAGCGTGAACGACCGGTACGCACAGACCGTCGGCTTCGTCGTCGCGGGCGTCGGGCTCGCCGCCACGTTCCTCGACTGGCCGGCCGACGCCACGCTCGCCGCACGCGCCGCCACCGGGTTTGCGCTGCTCGCCGCCGCCGCGTTCGGCGCGCGCCGGCACGGCGTCGACGTCCCGCGGCTCGACCTCGTCGCCGGCCTCGCGGGCGGTGGACTCGCAGTCGCCGCGACGGTCGGCATCAACGCCGCGACGACGGGACTGCCGCGTGGCCCGCCGCTCGCGCTGCTCGCTGGACTCGGGACGGTCGGCGCGGCAGTCGCGGCGAACGCGGGGCTGGACGCCGACGCGATCCGCGCCCGCGAAAAACACCTCGTCGTCGGCGTGGTCGTCTCGCTGGCCGCGCTCGTGTTCGGGTCGCTACTCGCGACCGTCGCTGTCGGCGTCGTCCCTGACGATCCGCTCGTCACAGTGCCCGTCAACACCGCCGTCGCGAGCGTCGGGTATGGACTAGCTGGCGTCGCGTTCGTGACGTGGTACGACGGCGGCATCGACGCCAGCCGGCCGTCGCGGGACGACGTGAAAGTCGCGGCTGTCGGGGTCGTCGCCATCTTCGCGGTCCACTACGCGCTCGTCGGGCTCGTTGTCTTCTTCGACCTCCCGCAGACCAGCCACACGCTTGTCGAGACCGCGCGCGAGCACCCCGGAATTTTGCCGCCGCTGGTCGTCCTCTCGTATCTCGCGGTCGGCCCCGGCGAGGAACTGCTCGCGCGCAACGGCGTCCAGAAGTACCTCTACGGTGCGTTCTCGCGGCGCGGCGCGGTCGTCGTCGGCTGTCTCGTGTTCACCGGCGCGCACGTCCTCGCGTACGCCGGCACGGGCGCGACGCCGGGCGCGGTGCTCGTGACGCTCGGCCGGCTATTCGTCGTCTCGCTCGTGCTCGGCGTGACGTACGAGCGCACGGACGACCTGTTCGCGCCGGTCGTCGTCCACGGCACGTACGACGCCGTCCAGTTCGCGGCCGCGTACGTCGCGTTCACCTGACGCACAGCGGCGGCCGTCTGACGCGGGGCTGACTAAGTATTACGGTCCGTGCTGCCGAATCAAACGGTATGCCTCGGAAGTACTCCGTCGTCTGTGGGGACTCTCTCGCATCGGACGTCGAGGAGTTGGCGCGGGAGTACGGGCTCTCCGAGCAGGAAGTGCTGCGCCAACTCATCGAGAACGGGCTCGAAGAGATTGACTAGCGGGGGCGCTTGCGCGCGAGGTCGCTGCCACAGACCGGGCAGCGCTCCTTCGATTCGTCGAACTCGCGGCCACAGCCCTGACACTGGAAGTTCCAGTTCCGGCGCTCGCTGATTCCTTCCTGCTCGATGACGTCGACGCCGACGCCGAGTTCGTCGGCGGCGTTCTGCACCGCGTAGTCGTCCGTGACGACCGTGCCGTCGAGTTCGTACGCCGCCGCCAGCAGCCGGAGGTCCGTCTCGGAGAGCACGTCGAGGTCGCCGGTCGTGCGCGCGGCTTCGCGGGCCGCCGCGAGCGCGGCCTCGCCCGGTACCTGCACCTGCATGCCGCCGCCCGCCATCGCGTCGTAGCGGTACGCCGCAGCGTCCTCCAGTTCGTCCCGGACGGCGGGAATCGACGCCGTCTCGCCGTCGGGCTCGTAGTCGTGGATGAACGCGGAGGCGTCGAGGACGTACACTATCGCTGAACGACGATGTAATCTTTGACCGCCTGCACGCGCCCGACGGGGACCCGGTAGTGGCCCTCGCCGTCGGTCGGGAAGTTGACGGTGACGTTCGAGTCCTCCAGCGGCTCCACGAGGAGGTCTTCGAGCTTCCCGCTCTTGAGGTCCATCGTGATGTTGTACAGCATGCCCAGTTCCGTGCCGTCCGACCCCATCACGGCTTTCCCGGAGAGGTTCTCGGCGAGGATGTCGGCCATACCCGGGAATCTCGGCTGGGATTCACATAAACCCCGCGGGGTCGTCGGACGCGCGACGCACGGCCCGCGGTTTCGTGGCCGATGCCGACGGCGAGTGGGGCGAGAGTTGGGAAAGTACTCAAGCAGGAAGCGCCGAAACGAGGGGGCATGAGACGCCGAAAACTCCTCGCGGCGGGTGCGAGCGCGCTGGCCGCGGCGCTCGCCGGCTGCACCGGTGGCGACGATTCCGGGACGGCGACCGGGACGACCGACCAGACCGCCACGACCAGTGAGCCGACCACGGCACCCGACCAGTCCGCCACGACCAGCGAGCCGAGCGCGACACCGACCGAGAACGGGAACGCGACTGTCGTCACCGTCGCGCCGGACGGCAACCTCGAATTCGCGCCGGAGTCGGTCACGGTGGCTGCCGGAACGACCGTGCGCTGGGAGTGGGACGGCAGCGGACACAACGTCCGACCCGCCAGCCAGCCGGCCGACGCCGACTGGACGGGAACCGAAGGCGGGAACGGGAAGACGTACGGCAGCGGCCACAGGTACGCGCACGCGTTCGAAGTGCCCGGCCAGTACGACTACTACTGCGCGCCACACAAGTCACTGGGCATGCGGGGCAGCGTCGTCGTGGAGTGACCAGCGACCCGTGACGATGGAATTATACGCCGCCGCCCGCTCTGTTCGGTCAACAACCGTTCTCTCGGAGGATTCTACTATGTCCGACGCAGACACCACCGAAGACCCCGGGGAGCTGCGGACGCCCATCGTCGCGGTCCTCGGCCACGTCGACCACGGGAAGACCAGCTTGCTCGACAAGATTCGCGGCTCCGCCGTCATCGAGGGCGAAGCCGGCGCTATCACCCAGCACATCGGCGCGACCGCCGTGCCGCTGGACGTCGTCAGTGAGGTCGCGGGGAGCCTCGTCGACCCCACGGAGTTCGACCTCCCCGGGCTGCTGTTCATCGACACGCCCGGCCACCACTCGTTCTCGACGCTACGCTCGCGGGGCGGCGCGCTCGCCGACATCGCCATCCTCGTCGTGGACGTCAACGACGGCTTCCAGCCCCAGACGGAGGAAGCCATCCGCATCCTCAAGGACACGGGGACGCCGTTCGTCGTCGCCGCGAACAAGATCGACACCATCCCGGGCTGGAACCCCACGGCGGACGCGCCCGTCCAGCAGACCTACGAGAACCAGTCCGACCGCGTGCGCAGCCAACTCGACGAGGCGCTGTACGAGCTCATCGGCGAACTCTCCGGTGCGGGCTTCTCCTCGGACCTCTACTGGCGCGTGCAGGACTTCCAGTCGAACATCGGCGTCATCCCGGTGTCCGCGGAGACCGGCGAGGGCGTCCCCGACCTCCTCACCGTGCTGATGGGGCTCGCACAGCGGTACATGAAGGCCGAGATGGAGGTGAACATCGACGGCCCGGGTGCCGGCACCGTGCTCGAAGTCAAAGACGAGCGCGGGTTCGGGACGACGCTGGACGTGATTCTCTACGACGGCACCATCCGGCAGGGCGACCAAATCGTCGTCGGCGGAACTAACGACACCATCGTCACCGAGGTACGCGCGCTCCTGAAGCCGCGCGAACTCGCGGAGATTCGCACGGAGAAGCGCTTCGACGACGTGGAGTCGATGCAGGCGGCGGCCGGCCTGAAGATTGCCGCGCCGGACCTCGACGAAGCGATGGCGGGCGCGCCGGTCCGCGTGGTCGGCGACCGCGACGTCGAGGACGTCGTCGAGGAAGTCGAAGCGGAACTGGCGGAGGTCGCCGTCGAGACCGCCGAGGAGGGCGTCGTCGTGAAAGCCGACACGCTCGGCAGCCTCGAAGCGCTCGCGAACGCCATGGAGGAAGCCGAGATTCCCGTGATGTCCGCGGAAGTCGGCGACATCGCGCCCCGCGACATCGCGATGGCGACGACCGCCGACGACGACAAACACCGCACCATCCTCGGGTTCAACGTGGACGTGCTCGGCGACGCCGAACAAAAGGCCGAGAACGAGGACGTCCGCATCTTCGACAGCGACGTCATCTACCAGCTCGTCGAGGACTACGAGGAGTTCGTCGAGGAGCGCGAGCGCGCCCAGCAGGAAGCCATCTTCGAGAACATCGTCCGGCCGGCGCGCTTCCGCATCCTTCAGGACCACGTGTTCCGGCAGAACGACCCAGCGGTCGTCGGCGTCGAAGTGGTCTCGGGGACGCTCAAGCGGAACACGCCGGTCGGCCTCATGGAGGGCAACGAACTCCACCGCGTCGGCGTCGTGAAGGGCATCCAGGACCAGGGCGAGGACGTCGACGAGGCGCGCGCGGGCAACCGCGTCAGCGTCTCCATCGACGGCCCGACGGTCGGCCGCGACATCAAGGAGGGCGACGAGCTCTGGGTGGACCTCCCCGAGAAGCACGCGAAAGTCCTCGAACAGGAACTCAGCGAGGAGATTCCGGCCGACGAGCGCGAGGCACTGAAGGCGTACCTCGAAATCCAGCGGAAACGCGACCCCTTCTGGGGGAAGTAGGTCTGGATTTATACACAATCTCTTTACAAGCCACCTGACAGTGTGCCTAAAGAACAAATCAACTTCGGTCGTTCTTTGTTAAGATTTGACCGAGGGGTTTGAAAAAGGATTTATTGCATCCTT encodes the following:
- a CDS encoding CPBP family intramembrane glutamic endopeptidase, with the protein product MNDRYAQTVGFVVAGVGLAATFLDWPADATLAARAATGFALLAAAAFGARRHGVDVPRLDLVAGLAGGGLAVAATVGINAATTGLPRGPPLALLAGLGTVGAAVAANAGLDADAIRAREKHLVVGVVVSLAALVFGSLLATVAVGVVPDDPLVTVPVNTAVASVGYGLAGVAFVTWYDGGIDASRPSRDDVKVAAVGVVAIFAVHYALVGLVVFFDLPQTSHTLVETAREHPGILPPLVVLSYLAVGPGEELLARNGVQKYLYGAFSRRGAVVVGCLVFTGAHVLAYAGTGATPGAVLVTLGRLFVVSLVLGVTYERTDDLFAPVVVHGTYDAVQFAAAYVAFT
- a CDS encoding NOB1 family endonuclease; the protein is MYVLDASAFIHDYEPDGETASIPAVRDELEDAAAYRYDAMAGGGMQVQVPGEAALAAAREAARTTGDLDVLSETDLRLLAAAYELDGTVVTDDYAVQNAADELGVGVDVIEQEGISERRNWNFQCQGCGREFDESKERCPVCGSDLARKRPR
- a CDS encoding sensor histidine kinase, whose product is MHTDTWRAAASATISLTGGIVVAVMGRHVLSTQPPTSGWLLAGFGALVGLALVAAGYVVYRAEFTLRQTLGIAGWNALGVVVIGAALALLYAYQSAVASLPAAPVFSGTVVVAVSAVAHVLIGVNDARRIRARELAREHEKLDVLSRLVRHNLRTEAQRLYSYATRVRMADDETSDDLADDVHGSGERLAELHEHITTIRDLIENPPEPRPYDVGSAVADVVTDLREEHPGTTIEVTATDATAVAGDYLADAIRELVENAIQHNDSDEPWVGVEVTETNGRVEVVVRDDGPEIPDVERETVTGEREITQLSHGSGVGLWLVRWILDAYDGDLSFGDREDGNEVVLSFPAA
- a CDS encoding plastocyanin/azurin family copper-binding protein: MRRRKLLAAGASALAAALAGCTGGDDSGTATGTTDQTATTSEPTTAPDQSATTSEPSATPTENGNATVVTVAPDGNLEFAPESVTVAAGTTVRWEWDGSGHNVRPASQPADADWTGTEGGNGKTYGSGHRYAHAFEVPGQYDYYCAPHKSLGMRGSVVVE
- a CDS encoding preprotein translocase subunit SecD: MSWLRENWRVAFLVVLLLGSSVALFAPGIGASASGDEEAASRPTNLQYGLELSGGVRLRATAVGVTASGVDVPTNESAREALEADVADALSLEPGSVTARDRPAADSPDVVEVYANNTTAEVRTALDSLGYSYDSVSSGVTSATRSEIVDTISTKIDATGFSGASVYSTRTQAGGNYIVVEVPGQNASEVRSLIQGRGEVEMLAYYPQNGNQTNATVLSHSQLQRSDVSTARVIDGRPSVPVSLTQDAAEEFAADMRQYGFTSSQGTSNCQFPDGGYCLLTVLDGEVVYDAGVRANLAQSFENGDFVQDPRFVITANSMEEARELRVNLQAGALPTQLEFQDSYYVSPSFAERYKPLSLVTGIAAAIAMALVVFARYGDPRVAIPMVFTALAEVVILLGFAAVSGLALDLSHIAGFIAVIGTGVDDLVIIADEVMTKEIGSQRVFKSRFRKALWVIGAAAVTTIIAMSPLAVLSLGDLRGFAIITILGVLIGVLVTRPAYGDILRRLLTGEH
- a CDS encoding DUF5812 family protein; translation: MTDEKTATFLVTSAADGSAVLSDVTDAQVHTLSENPGLAEGDVLEATVAPDPPMNVTYSVVEVVERKQIPVEASDETPTPKSKEIAAGLDAGDIETVERAGIGEVHVLGVPEDGVEQTVEDVLDDEQTVARAARIGIERVEVRSGEDFVSVRYLP
- the infB gene encoding translation initiation factor IF-2 — translated: MSDADTTEDPGELRTPIVAVLGHVDHGKTSLLDKIRGSAVIEGEAGAITQHIGATAVPLDVVSEVAGSLVDPTEFDLPGLLFIDTPGHHSFSTLRSRGGALADIAILVVDVNDGFQPQTEEAIRILKDTGTPFVVAANKIDTIPGWNPTADAPVQQTYENQSDRVRSQLDEALYELIGELSGAGFSSDLYWRVQDFQSNIGVIPVSAETGEGVPDLLTVLMGLAQRYMKAEMEVNIDGPGAGTVLEVKDERGFGTTLDVILYDGTIRQGDQIVVGGTNDTIVTEVRALLKPRELAEIRTEKRFDDVESMQAAAGLKIAAPDLDEAMAGAPVRVVGDRDVEDVVEEVEAELAEVAVETAEEGVVVKADTLGSLEALANAMEEAEIPVMSAEVGDIAPRDIAMATTADDDKHRTILGFNVDVLGDAEQKAENEDVRIFDSDVIYQLVEDYEEFVEERERAQQEAIFENIVRPARFRILQDHVFRQNDPAVVGVEVVSGTLKRNTPVGLMEGNELHRVGVVKGIQDQGEDVDEARAGNRVSVSIDGPTVGRDIKEGDELWVDLPEKHAKVLEQELSEEIPADEREALKAYLEIQRKRDPFWGK
- the secF gene encoding protein translocase subunit SecF produces the protein MPSFEVPEVDLSQYSMRQLVAPPLALLVIALTVVGASFALTGWPADPGIEFTGGTELVVESDAPQSEITAAFERDHESIRSIGTSGSQYLITFQSDETQAISQQARDAGFEVVQSQGIAPSFGSSTQQLALLGLAIAFLGMSAVVFLLFRTFVPSIAVVLSAFSDIVVPIALMNVFGIELSLGTVAALLMLIGYSVDSDILLNNHVLRRSGGFWESVHRAMRTGVTMTVTSIVTMIVMTIVSYVFGIQLLTDIGLVLVFGLTTDLVNTYMMNVTLLRWYKFEGVAR
- a CDS encoding CopG family transcriptional regulator; amino-acid sequence: MPRKYSVVCGDSLASDVEELAREYGLSEQEVLRQLIENGLEEID
- a CDS encoding PRC-barrel domain-containing protein; its protein translation is MADILAENLSGKAVMGSDGTELGMLYNITMDLKSGKLEDLLVEPLEDSNVTVNFPTDGEGHYRVPVGRVQAVKDYIVVQR
- a CDS encoding metal-dependent hydrolase produces the protein MATTHALVGLAVAALVSLVVPEFGVAVAAAGLAGGVLPDLDLYAGHRRTLHFPVYYSAAAAVAAVVALVSPTTWTVSAAVFLVAAALHAASDALGGGLELEPWEATSERAVYSHFHGRWLPPRRLVRYDGAPEDLAVAAVFGVPASLAFGPSVQQVVAGALVFSAGYVVVRKRLPAIATWLFAQVPDGVRRHVPERFAP
- a CDS encoding glucose-6-phosphate isomerase, which produces MHVDVGNALAVEATPGVPEDALERLDDRVRDAHERIVAGMTGAEFGYAALNLPKTADPAAIEQAVEPFADSDVLLNVGIGGSALGAATLVDALDGDLDAYFLDNVDPEHVTGLLEDIDLSRAVVHIVSRSGTTAETLANFLVVRDAMEDAGVDWTERTFVTTGPEGNLRDLADEHDLPALDAPEGVPGRFSALSTVGLPAAALTGHDVEAILDGAREGRAALTGSLFDCPAYAYGATAYALDVRGAGINAMMPYAESLETFAEWFAQLWAESLGKDGLGQTPARALGATDQHSQLQLYRAGPRDKLVTLVRTRERDDREIPETELEGLDYLAGGSLGELLDAEFEATEASLAESGVPNVRIEIPRIDERSLGRLLYDVEAACILAGELYEVETFTQPAVEWGKEAARGLLSGERGLPEKTELVVE